One Papaver somniferum cultivar HN1 chromosome 10, ASM357369v1, whole genome shotgun sequence genomic window carries:
- the LOC113319538 gene encoding AP2-like ethylene-responsive transcription factor PLT1 — protein sequence MAFMNLLDERSSLDDEEHFNTNIFIKLQDSDEGCFESSFLESAQSTVPFIVVNEKPSDYMVSLVNPTVNENCDGAPSDDTELEPHPSLADEQAPELLRIQAVGQEVYGVCRPTNTESKSLSRSENEKILEREDVSLSTNSCHEENAESQNSQPVLVSGTAMFLNLDHADDLVCSDEEKNLGEFVPPDVSTPIKSIQKVAHRTSKYHGVTRHFWTGKFEAHLWDNSYIREGHRRKGKQVFLGQYDNEEKAAQSYDLVALKYWGLHASTRSNFPISTYKKQLEEMKEMSKEEFVMYIRRNSCFKKGSSVYRGVTRHGDGRWQARISGIPGRRGLHLGTFSSEEDAAKAYDIASIRYRGMKAFTNFHVSNYSPLDSKESEGQLPEPKKLKKDVNLTESTIVIAKSDPRQDVRTQTV from the exons ATGGCATTTATGAATCTACTAGATGAGCGGTCCAGTTTGGACGATGAGGAGCATTTTAATACTAATATATTCATTAAACTTCAAGATTCTGATGAGGGATGTTTTGAATCTTCATTCCTGGAAAGTGCACAATCAACAGTTCCTTTTATAGTAGTTAATGAGAAACCTTCAGATTATATGGTATCACTTGTAAATCCAACTGTGAATGAAAACTGTGATGGCGCACCTTCAGATGATACTGAATTAGAACCTCATCCCAGCTTGGCAGATGAACAAGCACCAGAGCTTTTACGAATACAGGCGGTGGGCCAGGAAGTATACGGGGTTTGTAGACCAACTAACACTGAGTCTAAGTCTCTTTCTAGATCAGAGAATGAGAAAATTCTAGAGAGGGAAGACGTTTCTCTTAGTACCAATTCATGTCATGAGGAAAATGCTGAGTCACAGAATTCTCAGCCTGTTCTGGTTTCAGGCACTGCGATGTTCTTGAATTTAGACCATGCTGACGACCTTGTTTGCAGTGATGAGGAAAAGAACCTTGGGGAGTTTGTTCCTCCCGATGTTTCTACTCCAATAAAATCAATTCAGAAGGTTGCCCACCGAACATCAAAATACCATGGAGTTACTAG ACACTTTTGGACTGGAAAATTTGAAGCACACCTATGGGATAACAGCTACATAAGAGAAGGTCATAGACGTAAAGGCAAGCAAG TGTTTTTAG GTCAATATGACAATGAGGAGAAAGCAGCGCAGTCTTATGACCTTGTAGCTCTCAAATACTGGGGTCTTCATGCAAGTACCAGATCAAATTTCCCT ATTTCTACTTACAAGAAACAACTCGAAGAGATGAAGGAAATGTCAAAAGAGGAGTTTGTCATGTACATTAGGAG GAATAGTTGCTTCaaaaaaggatcttctgtttatagAGGCGTGACAAG ACATGGAGATGGCCGGTGGCAAGCTCGAATAAGTGGAATACCTGGAAGAAGGGGACTTCACCTTGGGACATTCA GTAGTGAGGAAGATGCTGCTAAAGCTTACGATATCGCTTCTATCAGATATAGAGGCATGAAGGCTTTCACAAATTTTCATGTCAGTAactattctccactggattcaaaagaatcagagggACAACTACCTGAACCAAAAAAACTAAAGAAGGATGTTAATCTTACTGAGTCTACAATTGTTATTGCTAAGTCAGATCCTCGCCAGGATGTTAGAACTCAGACAGTATGA